The Bombus huntii isolate Logan2020A chromosome 2, iyBomHunt1.1, whole genome shotgun sequence genomic interval AATGCAAACGCGTACAATTCGCGTGCTATTGCATCGTCATCGATTAATTTCACAAACAAGTACTGTAGCGTTCTAATTACGAGGTCTTTAACGTCATTCGTTTGCAATGAAAGTAAGAACTTAAATTCAAAACTTATCAACAAAAAAGTTATCATGTACAAGATTAAAATGGCGTAGAAAATGAACAAGAGTACTTTATGCAGGAAATACAATGTATAATTAAGCAAAGCATTATATTTTCACGGTTGTAAAATATGTTTAGGATGAAGTCTCGTGATAGTTTGTTAATTGCAACTTTCTCTAATGTGATATCAGATTTACAATATAGCAAACACATAGTttaaagaaacagagaaaataatcgaagaggAAACAACATCACATTTGTTATATTAATCGTTCCATAagtatcatttttttttattactataatttttatgaaatattaatccCTCTATATGGATTACTcagtttattataattatttcaaacgCTTTTGCTTATACTTTCACTGCTAATAATAAGGAGTGTTATTTCGAAAAGTAAACAGTGTGAttagtgaaatatttttatccaGATTGCAcactattttttaattgatatCAATGACGTTTCTACTACACGTATAGTAATTGAGTTTTATATTATCACATCTTACATCTTTATAATAGCTATGTATTTCATTATCAATAGTGTGGCATTTGCTCATGGGCTATGCGTACGGAAGAGGGAAAGAAGTAAATCCGGATGAAAGTTTGCTCCGGGCGCAATTGGGTTCCATTGATCTCATTTTGTCCGTGAAAacaactttttttatttttaccaatTCTCATTAACCACGcgaattattataattaaggTCATGAACCATTGTAATAACACACAAAGAAAATTATCTAATTTTTAAGGAAATTTGGTAAAACACAAAATTCatcaaaaattgtattttgtattttattaatcttaaaatgaatattttataaatgaaagtTTTGATCGAAGTTTCATATGAATACAAATGAAgaaagttttatataaataactgTTTTGATTCAAGTATGTACTTATTCGAGTGAGTCTTTGTAAAAGTAgtcatttaaattatataaataacgtaataagaataaaaatttctgttttgaaatatttaaattctataaaataagaaaacatcTTGCGCGTGTATGTTTTTGATAGGTTATCtaaatctttttaaaaatatttcaagtataGCACAAGATCTCTTAAATccttaaaattattaatcttaGATCGACAAGTCCAAGGTTATTTTATTAACCGTATTCCGAAATTCAAAAGGTCGATTGATTGATTAAATGACGATGCAACGGAACTTCTGCGTGAACGAGCAGTTTCTTGACCGAGATAAATACCAGGCCGAGCGAAAAAGAATGAAGCCGAAGCGCGAAGAAAAAAGCACAGGCCGGACTGCTGTATACTATACGCGTGTACGCCGACGAAAGTAACCGGCCGCgctttctccttctgcagtCAGATTCCTTcaactgtttctttttttgtctCCATTTCCTCCTCCGCCTCTAACTTTTGTCAGAGCACGAGAAAAAAGGATGGGTCAGTGATAGTTATGGACATGATGGGCATTCACAGGTCAAGCTTTGAAATGCCTACAAGTGACTTAAGAGGTTATGTAGCACAACAATGAATAACCACCAATTTCTTTAAtcgtctttctttctttttaacttTTTCAATTAAGCTTAAAGATCTAACTCAAACTATAAAACATTTACAAGTGATACTGTGCTCTTTAAGAGGTCATGATTGTTATGAAAGCATTATACAATAATTGTGTTATAATGAGAGTAGTAATCAGGAGATAAAATaagatttgaaaaaaaatagataaatatatacatgcaTATATAACTTGTAACACTTACGTTACATTATAGGAAGATAAATCGctttcatcatcatcatacgGTGTTAGATACTAAACAGAAAATTAGACATTAATcataacaaaaagaaattggCTTTTGGTTCCAGTAGACTTCTTTGCTTCTAGCAGAGGAGTGTTAATTTATATTGTACTTTTTAGTTTTAATGTGGTCTATGCATCGATTATTGCAATGCATAACTGACAGAAACATTCCAATTAGTTGATCCCATTAAATATCTATGAGATGAATCGAAATCGGTTTTTCCTTACCTCCGTTTACGGATTCCTCGAAAGAAGCATATGCTTCCTGTTCAAATTCATCCATATTTTATCCAATTTACATTAGACAATTAATTAATGTTATATCCTTCAAATTAGGGTACAGAAAGTAGGATTATGTATTCAACGATTTTTATGTCAAAGAGATTTTGACAATTGCGAATCTCAtgaattatttctctttttttggGTTTTTTAGGTTATCTTCGAACAGCTGCAGAATTTTTATCTAAATGCTAGTTGGTATGGGTTAAGTTTTGTCCCTctcttttacattttataatttatcttGGGACGGATGCAAAACGTTTATTTAAATGATGTCCCAAATTTTGTAGTTGGCAGCTAAACATTTATGCAAATAGcgaaaataaatcttttttaaattgctTGCTATGTGATAAATGGAAAGGCAACTTAACTTGctattcaaatatatttatagcgCAATAAAACACGTGGGTTTGTGATACGAAAATTTAATAGATTCGTTTAGGAAACGTAACTTTTCGTCTGAAGCTTATATTGAGGAATAAATAAGTTTATATTTGGTTTTAAATGcctaaaaaatgttttcaagtAAGAGATGATTAAGAACTAAGAAttagtgtatttaaatattcggaAACGTGTTTTACGGTTAAAAGAGGACCACTGACCTGTTTTAATTCATCACTCGAaagacgagttttatgttgtGTATCGCTTTCTCTTGGATCCATATTTACATCCTCACATCTGCCCGCGCGACATCTCTTAAAAGTCTCGTAAATAGCTCTGTGCATACTTCTATCGACGCTTATACCACATACGAATTTGCTTATAACCCGATACTACTTTGATCCAATTTTGAATCAATGAATatggaaatttttcatttccaaaaactataatttctataaaacaTAACCTTCCTTAATTATTTCAGCTTCATTTTATTCTCAAAGAAAGCCAATATTTATCTGAAGCTATTCAACAGTCTCCCTTAAATTGAACCATTTCCCATCGCGCACTCACCCTCCTATAATGGTACTATTTTGTACTTCTTCCTTTCCCTTTCTCTCGACCAGCAAGCATCTCCACCTGTCAAATCATTCAACcaaaaacgagagaaaaaacCCCGGCCGAACATCCTAACCTTCACCTCGAAATCGAGGCCACGAACGAAACAGTCGTGTAACCAGTGCTCTCGAAACCGATCCGGTTGTGGTTCGATCTATCAGCCACACACAGCGTCGTCGGTAACGTTCCACAGTGGTATACAAAGTGGTAATTTCACAGTCAAAATCCAAGTTTTTGAAACGTAACTTGGACTTTGATCGGTCTTCATAATAACGATTTCTCTTGCGCATCCAATCTTCTATAGGGCACGaatttgtttatttcaacgtgtttcttaataatattaatcaaaTCCAACCCAAACCGATATTCAATTCATTCCGTTAATCAATCACCTGCCGATACATGTAAGTCATAAAACATACATAAGTATGTGTCTAAATAAACTGCACGATATGCATAAACTTTTTACgtataatgtaaataatgaTCTCCGcatcttaaaattaatatttttggaTATTTGGATCATCAAAGCAATCATACatgttgtaaaaaaaaatcacaaattCGGTGTTTTCCAAAACGAAGTTCAGCCCAGATTTGTATTGGAAAAAGATAGATACATATAAAGACATTTACAATTTTGGCGACGAAGTGCCACTTCTCAAAGCACTGTACATTCGAAGAACTAACACTCCCCTCGATTATAGCCCCTCATTCGCTGTAACAGCAGAGGGGAGAGGAAAGCAAACGAATCGCGCGGGGTGGGACACGCGCCTTCATCGTTTTGACCGATTCCAAACGATCTATCCCCACGGGTTCGATATAATCTTCGAAGTAGCGGAGGGGTTTTGGCCTCGTTTAACGTTTCACGTGCCGATGAAATCGTACCACCTCCGGGAACGTGAGGTTACCACCAGCAGGAGAATCGGCAGACGGACGACACCAAAGTTATAAAGTGGACCGGAGAAGAGGCTACAAGGCGCTGCCACTTTGCCGATCGACCTCGTCGTATGACGATCCTCTCCTCGTGTGAACAAGTACAAGTACCGATTCCTAGCGGCACCTCCGCTGGTGTCAGCTGTCCGACAGTAGATTTATTAAAACGTGTCATGTCACTTTGACAAAACCGCGACTGCGTGCAGGAGAGTAGATCGCAGAGTAATCGTAGAGGCGCTAGTGACTATTTGTTCTCGATATATACGATATTAGACCgcttttgtataatatttaatcgtATTAGACGTTCGTCGTTGGTGTGTGCGGGGAAGAAAAGGATCACGACGGTATCGCCGTTAGCTTCTTGACGATCAGTAGTATACGAGGTAAGAAACTCCCTGACCTTCTTGTGCTGAAATCTATTCAACTGCTCTTTGAAAATTCAACTTTATGTGCAAGTGTGAAAGAAAGACTTTAACTGGAGGTCCTGTGGAAATTTATCTGGAAAATATGTGATTTTTGGGCATTTTTGAACAAGAGTAAGTCTCTATGAAAGTTTTGGATCCTGTTCCTGAAATTCTAAACTTTCTGAaataggaaaagaaaaagaaaaattaagaaaaattgtaaattcttatctttttttttgtactcTCATAGAGCATgtaatttaaacatttttggGGAGAAATATAGTTTTGATTCAGGTGTCCCTAATGAAGTTTTGGATAGAATTCTAGATGAGGTTCCCAATGAGGTGTACTTTTCCTTTGAAGagtttgtaattattttcatatccTTCGTCAGagattgaaagaaaatcaaagAGATTAACAGAAGAGTAGCTGCTAACGTTATGATATAGTAGAACCTCGATTATCCGAGGTAATGTGACACGAGTCTATCTCGGATAATAGAAAACTCGGATATtggaaaaaattataaatattgcaaAGGCTATTAGTATTCATAAATCGTATAATAAAATCATAGAAAACATTTTGATAATGCAACTAAATAATgttttgataaaatacatatatttaaatttaattaattatttaatcggTTGAAAGTTTAATTAAGTGCTTTTACAATATCTGTCTATTTATACTTTTGTACTTTTCGTGTTAAAATTCGTATTAAAATCGTTTAAAACTTCGAAAAAGATGGTTATGCTAAAGTTCAAAGGACCTCAGATAATACGGAACTTTTtaaaaacttaaaaaaaaaattaaatttcactaACAGAAAGATGTAAATAccaaaattaaataagaaCACAATTAACTACTATGtgaaagaatatatttaaaaaaggaaagagaaacgaatgaaaaacgATACACCGTAAACGAGGGTGTCTAGAAATTAACATATCGTTCGACAATGAACAGCTTGTATCATGTGTCGATTGTGAGATATCCACGGCGCATTCCATTGCTTACAGCAAATAAACTAGTCTTGTAGGTAATTTCACTCAGCTTCCAGAGATTACAAATTGATTTATCAGAGAGACTTTCTCCCGAGAAATCATTCGCTCGTTGCTCGTACCAGCCATTTGAAGATCAGTGACATTGTAGCTGTATATTCTGCCaacgattaataaaaatcacaatttattttcttcaaaatcgcATAAAAACGTCGGTTCGTTCCAATGGTTTAATCACAAGGGGAGAAACTGTTTTAGAAGAAGTtgtaacttcttttttcgggTAATTTAACCTCGATGATTGGCCGTATTTGTTTCTTTAAGTGAGACTCAAAAATGATACTTTCGGTGAGTGAATGTATAAATTGGACGAAGCGCTGTATGGTAGTTCCAATTGCCACATACCATATACGCGGTGTCTTGCAATAAAACGATAAATTCGAAAGTGAAATGATCATGTATATGAGAATGAATcagaaatatagaataaagcTTTCTAATGTAAAGCTTcgttttcaaagaaattgaatttgaaaattttctaaatataacTACGCATAAACAAATTTCTACTGACGCTATTACTGTTAGTCCTCCGTCTGCGACCTTACGTTTACTGACGCCGTTTATATATTAGATCGTCTAAATCCACGCAGTTTTTCTCAGGTTTTTGCTTTGAAAATCCCTCGAAATTCTTGAATACTCTCCCAAGTCTCTAGAATATCATCCAATAGCTTTTATTTGCTACATGTTACCTTAATTTTTTTAAGCAAAGCAAAATTTAAacagaaatatagaaataatgaaaaagtgtTTAAAATCATTGATCGAAAATGACCCAACATGCAGATGGAGGGTTAATTATACgtcgataaataattaattttccgaTATTGGACGgtttaaatataaacaaaattttccaTCCCTtgataattctataaaataatgaacgcgaaagaaaataaaaaatcttatacaaagagaaaatttaatatcaatatcTATGTGACAATAATTCTAtcatattttcttatatatatatttaacaaaaaatcAACAAAACTTTAAAGAAATAGTCGAACAAGTTTCATTAACAAGAAGCATGCAAACAGCGTCAGATTTCGCGGATCCAATCAACGCTCCATAAGGTGGTTTAATTAATGCAAGATGAAAGCTAAATTTGCCATACCGGGGGGAGAACATGCACTTGCACTTGCTACAAGTTCACGGCGAAGTTAAACCGCAAATGAAAGTAGACATTCCTAAGTTGCTGTCGGAGCATCGACCCAACTCGAAACCCGAGCTGTTCGAAAGATCCAACGAAACGTGTTTTCCCGCAGACGATTAGGGAGATAGCGTTCGGTTTGACAGGTATAACGTGAAAGTTACATATGACGTTTCCAACTTTAAGTGAACGGCCGGATAACGCGCATAGAAGCTGCTCATTAAGCGTAGGATAATGGTGGTAAATCGCACGTGCACAGTCGTGCGCACGTTCCGCACAGGAAATCTttgattcatttttattataatcattCGTTTAGTATGTGTACCGTTTGACCGGTCTCATGAAAATTCTGCTGTAATTAcaaaaaagttataaaattatagctGACTATTACagtaattaaatattcgttttctataatacaaatgtaaattaaaatagGCATGATAATCGTTTGTAATTGGAGATAAGCTTATATATGAGCTTACAGTCACTGTCGTGAAATGCATTGTAATTTACATTCAgtttactttttattaaaagtaCACTCCAATCTCGAATCTGGAATTATCCGTTCACAAGTGTAATACGATTTAATCTTGTTTCAGGCAATGGCAAGCTTAATTAATTCCACAGCAACTTTAATAAATGATGCCTACAATTACTACCTCTGGACGCTATCCCTTGCCGGTAAACAGccatattaaaattacaaatacaattttctttcgatactaaataaaaaatgcattATTTCGAACCCTAATGtacttaattattataatttaataatagttTAACAATTAAATTTAGTAACTACGCATTTACAGATGAACGAACGAGAGGATGGCTTCTGGTCGATTCGCCAAAACCTACATTGATATACACTATGTTGTATTTACTCATTGTATGGGCCGGGCCAAAGATCATGAGAAATCGAAAAGCCTTCAAGTTAACGTGGGCACTCGTTCCGTATAATCTTGCGATGGCCTGTCTTAACGCGTACATCGCGATACAGGTACATTGTTTTCGCTATTAAGAGTTGGTTATGCATTTTATAATCCTGGTATCTTAATTTGTCATACTTATTATTTGCAGTTATTCGTAGCTTCCACCAGGTTACGTTATAGTTATGTGTGTCAGCCGATTAGGCACGTGACTCGTCCAGACGAATTGCAGGTACAtactaatataaattttttaatttaaatttaattgattgaaaaataaaataacaattgtTTCCGTTAGATTGCTCATGCAGTCTGGTGGTACTACTTTAGCAAACTTTTGGAGTTCTGTGATACGTTTTTCTTTATCTTGCGGAAGAAGGATAATCAATTAAGCTTTCTTCATGTTTACCATCATTCCACTATGTTTTCGTTGTGGTGGATTGGTATCAAATGGGTTCCAAGCGGATCTAGTAAGTATTTATCTGTGTCCAATTCTTTCCAGACAATTATAGAGATATAGATAATTGACTACGTAAATACATAACTTGCCACTTGTGTCAtcgattataatttatttcaagttAAACTACTACCGATCCATATAGTTTCTAGAcacttttatttacatatttatttttttaattggaatattcgaaaagaaaactcattttaattaaaaatagcatcgaaattaaatataaagtaaaaaaaaattcattttttaatcattcttaatttcaaactcgaatatttaaatatatcaatttATACTGCTTTATAGAATGAGCTATTCCAGTcaataacttttttttatttaaaattaatattcgaaGCGAAAACTTGTTTATATTTCtcattaaattttgaaacgcAACTATTCGTCCACTTTCTCCTTCTTACTTCTAAACCGTTCAATGACTGTTTAAATGAATATCATTGgtaaaatacgataaaagtataaaaactGCTAATAAACATCTGCAATAGCGTATCCCACGTTAATTACTAACATATCCACTTTCTAAATAGCGTTAAAtgcaatattattatattatgttatcgTATTATGACTAATATGTAATTCATTACATTGTAGTAAAGCTTAAGCTTGAACcgtattaaacaatatattttttctaaatttgtttaaattataCACATTAATTCCAGTCATGCTAATCGACGAATCCAAGATTTTATAGAAAGTTCACGCAATTATAGGAAATTATAATATCTCTTGGTTTATGTACAAAACATATCATAATATCTCTAGACATTTATGAATTACGAAATTAGGAGGGAAATCGTAGGGTCTCGTTTTcactgaaataaaaaatactttttgGAGTATATAATCACAtgtgtattaaattttttaatgtaatatgtattccttttttcttttcaacttGTTAGAATgaaatgtttaattaaaaatcctTTTTTTTAGCTTTCCTGCCAGCCATGGTGAACAGTTTTATCCATGTCCTCATGTATTCATACTATGGCTTAGCCGCATTGGGACCCTCTGTAGCTAAATATCTCTGGTGGAAGAAATATCTGACGATTCTTCAATTAATCCAATTTACTACTGCCTTGATCCTCGGCATCAATGGGATTCGGTCGGGATGCGATTTCCCACTCTGGATGCAGTATGCTCTTGTCATTTACATGGTCTCTTTCATCGTTTTATTCGGAAATTTCTACGCTAAAGCCTACATTGCCAAGGTAAATTTGTTGGAAGTCTCCCTATATTGATATTAACTGTAATATTAACatttctaataataattttttaggGTAAACAAGCATACGCAGAAAGACAGTTAGAAAAAATGAAGGCGGATACGCAGTTGAAGAAAACAATTACCGGCGCAGCTATGTGTAACGGAAACATTACGAATGGACACGCCAATGGATATGCGAATGGTGTATCTAAGAAGATTCAATGAATAATACACTCCTAAGTCCTTCGTTAAGATATTAAGATCGCTTGAACTACGGTATATTTagttacaaaataaaagtgaacggaaattcttgaaaaataattcgatCGGTAATGATAACTTAGAACCGGAATCTTTAGTTCTTGCAACTGCCACTTTTTTCGTGATGAGTGACGTTCAGTACACTAtacttatacatatatcgttgcAGAAAGATCGagtttaataaaagaaaccGATATTTCTTTGACGAATTAAGGTAAACGCGACTATAAACTTACCGGCCTgcgattttttaattcttggATCAGCAGCACAAAGTTCGACGGATCGCTGGTCTAAGGTATTGTAAATACAAATTAGTCGAGTATATTAGCAGTTTAGTCGTCAGTAGGCGAATTACATAAGATCCAGTGTGATCAATTatgataacgttatataagttTAAACTAAGCGATCTTTTGTGTTCGACGGTTCAAATCTGCcttgtaaaacaaaaaaaaacaaaatgaaacaGATCGTCGTGTCGGAAACTGCCTTTAGATTTTTCTCTCAGTAAATCTAAGGTTAGAATTCAAATATGACGGTCACGTTAAAGTTGTAAGTACCAATATTTGCACATTTGACGTCTAGTTAATGCTGTATCGTGATATTCGAGTATGTTGCAGTCTCTCTTTGAAT includes:
- the LOC126874030 gene encoding elongation of very long chain fatty acids protein 4-like, producing the protein MASLINSTATLINDAYNYYLWTLSLADERTRGWLLVDSPKPTLIYTMLYLLIVWAGPKIMRNRKAFKLTWALVPYNLAMACLNAYIAIQLFVASTRLRYSYVCQPIRHVTRPDELQIAHAVWWYYFSKLLEFCDTFFFILRKKDNQLSFLHVYHHSTMFSLWWIGIKWVPSGSTFLPAMVNSFIHVLMYSYYGLAALGPSVAKYLWWKKYLTILQLIQFTTALILGINGIRSGCDFPLWMQYALVIYMVSFIVLFGNFYAKAYIAKGKQAYAERQLEKMKADTQLKKTITGAAMCNGNITNGHANGYANGVSKKIQ